TCAAGCTCGCCCGGATGGCGGTGCTCATCCAGACCGCGCGCCAGTTCATGTACAAGGTCGCCCGGCTCATGGCCGCCGGTGAAGGCACGCTCGAGGCCTCCATGGTGAAGGCGTACGTGTGCCGCGCGGCCGAATGGGTCACCCGGGAGGCGCTGCAGGTCCACGGGGGCATGGGCTACGCCGAGGAGTTCCCCGTCAGCCGCTACTTCGTCGACGCCCGGGTCCTGTCGATCTTCGAGGGCGCGGACGAGACCCTGGCGCTGAAGGTCATCGCGCGACGCCTCACCGCATAGCACCCCGACGTCGGGTCGGGTTCAGCGCTCGATCGTGAGGCCGCGCAGGTAGTACCAGTAGGTGCGGAGGCGGACGACGCCGCGCAGCGGGAGCCCGACGAGCAACCAGAACATGCGCCAGGTCTCGCGCACACCGGCGATGCGGCCGTACTTGTCGCGCTTGGTGCGGTGGGTGACGCCCTTCATGATGCGGGCCGTCGTCGGCAGGCGGCCTTCGGCGATCACCTCGTTGATCATGATCTCGATGGTGTAGCCCTCGCGCTTGAAGGGTGGGACGGCCTCGAACACCCAGCGGGGGATGACCCGCTCGCCGGTGGTGGGCGCGAGTCGCAGCACGAGCGGGTTCCACAAGCCGTAGTCGAACCAACCGAGCGACATCACCGCCCGGCCGGCGACGAACGGCTCGCAGATGGCGTCGAGGTGGCGGGCGGTGAGGCCGAGGCAGTCGGCGTCGACGAAGAGGATGGCGTCGGCGTCGGTGGCCTCGACCCCCGCCTCCATGGCGTGGGCCTTGGAGCCGTCGCCCACGCGTGTCACGACCTTCGCTCCCGCGGCCGCAGCCACCTCACCGGTGGCGTCGTCGGAGGAATCGTCGACGACGATGACCTCGCGGACGTGCTCGCAGCCCAGGCACGCCGCAACGACCGCGGCCACCGTCGTCTCCTCGTTGCGGGCGGGGACGACGGCGTCGATGGGCACGTGTCAGCGGAAGGGCTCAGCCGGGACTGCGGCGCAGCCCCGCCCGCTCGCCCCGGCTCACGACCTTGACGGCCACCTTGCGCGACGCCTCGTCGATCATCTCGTCGCCGAACATCACCGCGCCCTTGCGCTCGCCTTCGGTCGTCGCCTTCTCGTATGCGTCGAGGATGTCGTTGGCCCGGTCGAACTGCTCCTGCGACGGCGAGAACACCTCGTTGAGGATCGTGACCTGATCGGGGTGCAGGGCCCATTTGCCGTCGTAGCCCAGGATCTGGGTGCGGCGGCAGAAGTCGCGGAAACCCTCGGAGTCGCGCACGCGCACGTACGGTCCGTCGATCACCTGCAGCCCGTTGGCCCGCCCCGCCATGAGGATCTTCATGAACACGTAGTGGAAATAGTCGCCCGGGTACTCGGGAATCTGCAGGCCGCCCGAGAGCGAGGGCATCTCCATCGACGCGGAGAAGTCGACGGGGCCGAGGATGATGGTCTCGAGGCGGGGCGAGGCGGCGCAGATCTCCTCCACGTTGATCAGGCCGCGTGCCGTCTCGATCTGCGCCTCGATGCCGATGTGCCCACGGGGCAGCCCGGACTTGGCCTCGACCTGGGTGAGCAGCAGGTCGAGGGCCACCACCTCCGCGGCCGACTGCACCTTGGGCAGCATGACCTCTTCGAGACGCGAGCCCGCG
The sequence above is drawn from the Actinomycetota bacterium genome and encodes:
- a CDS encoding CoA ester lyase, which codes for MSERTRNLPRRSCLSIPGSSEKMLGKGPGLPADMVFLDLEDSVAPLEKESARAKVVDAIKNQDWGEKVLCVRINAWDTEWTAYDVIEVVGNAGSRLEEVMLPKVQSAAEVVALDLLLTQVEAKSGLPRGHIGIEAQIETARGLINVEEICAASPRLETIILGPVDFSASMEMPSLSGGLQIPEYPGDYFHYVFMKILMAGRANGLQVIDGPYVRVRDSEGFRDFCRRTQILGYDGKWALHPDQVTILNEVFSPSQEQFDRANDILDAYEKATTEGERKGAVMFGDEMIDEASRKVAVKVVSRGERAGLRRSPG
- a CDS encoding glycosyltransferase family 2 protein, encoding MPIDAVVPARNEETTVAAVVAACLGCEHVREVIVVDDSSDDATGEVAAAAGAKVVTRVGDGSKAHAMEAGVEATDADAILFVDADCLGLTARHLDAICEPFVAGRAVMSLGWFDYGLWNPLVLRLAPTTGERVIPRWVFEAVPPFKREGYTIEIMINEVIAEGRLPTTARIMKGVTHRTKRDKYGRIAGVRETWRMFWLLVGLPLRGVVRLRTYWYYLRGLTIER